In Mesotoga sp. UBA6090, the genomic stretch CCTTACACAAACACCGCGCTTCTGTGGATTATTTTCAAGCGCAGGAGAAGCAGATTTCTGTTTCAACTGTTTTCTTCCGTGTCTTATCAATTGATTTATCGTGGGCATCTGGTTGCAATTCGCCTCCTTCTAAGCATTTTGCCGAAAGCAATTGTACAATGCGACGGTGGTACTGTCAATTGAAGCCTGCTGAACAGGATGTTTCAGATGGTAATTGTTACAGAAGAGTTACCTTACGTTTCAAAGATTCTCCAACCAAATTGAAGAAGGCAAGTTCTTGGGTCGTCTGCCCTTTCTTGATTGAATCGTCAAGTTCTTGAAGGATGACAACAAGTAGTCTTAGTTCTTCAGATGTGAATTTCAAACTTAAGTCTTCCCTATCATCTTTCGCGTTTGAAAAACTGTACCCAACAAGCCTGGCAGCCCTGGCATTGCTAATACCGGTGCAAGTGGAGATCTCTTTTATCTCCGACCACGAAACAGCGGCGGAACCTCTTCTAACTTCAATTATAGTCCCCAAATCCAAAACAATCTTGAGAAGGACCGACGAAAAATACGTGAATGGAATCATCGATCTTCTTGCCGAACTTAGAAAGTCCTTATCATTGTTCAAGAAGTTGTACGCTAGTGATTCAACTTCGATATCTAGGTCGATGTCAACGAATTCTTCGACGGTCTTAGCGTCTATGTCTCTGGTAAGAATCGAAAGCTTTTCCAGTTCTCTTAGAATCCTGTATTCCTTTCTTCCGATTCTTTCTATTAGCGCTGCGGCAGCCTCTCTTGAAATCTTGATCTTCGCCAATCTAGCAATCTTCATAACATGAGAATGCCACTTTTCCTCTTCCCAGGGCCTGGGAAGATTGAAGCTGACCCTCTGAACTTGGGTTTTTGCACTCAGTTTTCCTTCAACATACAAATCGATATGCTCGTTTATCACAGGAATCAATGTCTCGACTAACGATTGCTCTTCTCTCTTCCATTTATCGAATCCCGAAAGCCTAATTGGTTTTGTTCCAAACATTCCAGCAGTCGATAAAGCCATTTTGAGTCTGGCTTCCTTTTCTGGCATATCTTCAGTTAAGCAAAGATATTCGCTTGTTCTCTCACGTATAAAAAAATCTTTGAGTACATCACTATCTCCCGTTATCTCATAAATCATTGTTCAGCGCTCCTAACCAGACCTCCATCCTGTCCAGTAGAGGTTGGCCTGCATCTGGATGCTGTTTGATGACTTCGCCTGACCCATGAACAACAATTTTGTCTATTCCATAGATTTCGGCAACTTCCTTCACATCAAGCAACGAGTATCCGCTCAAATCAGGCATTTTCCAGCTATAGACTCCCTCGTAAACTTCCTTCTCAACGCCAATACCATAGAGGTTTCTGACTACCGAAGCGAACATCGGAGCAGCCACAAACCCTCCATAGTAGGCTCCAGCTTTGGGGGTGTCTATCATAATATACAGTGTATAAGTTGGATTCTCTACAGGGAAGAAACCAAAGAACAGTGAAAAGTAAGTCTCTTCATTATATCCTCCTGGTCCAGCTTTTTGCGCCGTACCGGTTTTTCCAGCGATTCTTATTCCGTCGACTTTGGCCATTGTGCCAGTTCCCTCAATAACAACACTTTCCAGAATTGGGAGCATAGTGGAGACAAGCTGTGACGAGAAAAGTGTTCCGTCGACCTTCTTCGGGATATTCTCAAGACCATCATCACTCCTGATGGCTCTTGCAAATATAGGGGTCAAGAACTGTCCACCTGCTGGAAATACATTTAAGGCCTTCACCATTTGGAATATGTTCACTCCGAGTCCCTGACCAATCGGGAACTGGTAAGGGGAAATCAGAGACCAGTCTTTTGCCTCCGGCAGGATACCGGGAGTCTCTCCGGGGAGATCCACACCTGACAACCTTCCAAAACCAATATTGTTGAGTTGTCTGTACATTTCTTCTTTGCCCAGAGTGTTTAGTATTCTACCTCCAACCTGAACAGTAGCTACGTTGCATGAATTTATGATAGCCTCTCTGAACGTCTGAATCCCGTGACGTTCGCCTTCTGTATCACGTATAATTATGTCAAGCCCTGGCACGGGCTGAATTTTCCCATCACAATTGAAAGTCATTGTTTCAGTTATTGATCCACTTTGCAGGGCCAGTGAGTAGATTAGAGGTTTAATCGTCGATCCTGGCTCAAAGATGCCCATAAGACCTACATCCCAATCATAGGTTCCGGCATAGGCAATAATCTTTCCGGTCTTGCTTTCCACAAGAAGCGCAACACCGCCATCTGCCATGTTTTTTTCAACGGTTGAAAACAGTTCTTCATAGATCATCTTCTGTATATCTATATCAATTGAAAGATATACGTCACTGCCATTTCTTGGCTCTTCCCTCACGGTGCTTGTAAGGGTTCTTCTTATTAGGCCATCCTCTTTTCCAGACAATTGCTCATTGTAGCTCAGCTCAATCCCATTAAGTGGAACTCCGCCTTTATCAAGCTTTCCCAATATTCTATCAAGTCCATATTCGCTAAAACTTAGTCTCTCCCTTTGCATTTCCAGGGAAATATATCGCTTGGTAATAGGTGTGATTTTTCGCTGCATTTCATCATTAGTCGGTGTCGTTCCAAGAAGAAGAAAGTTCTTTGTACTTTGAAGATTTTCATCTAGTCTCTCGTAAGGTATTCCAAACGATAGTTCAATGTTTCTCAGCACTCTCTCTATTTGATCAGAAGAAGTTGCTAATCTAAGATACCCGAGATCGAGCCATGCCTCGTAAATTATGGAATCGCTGGCTAGAAGTCTGCCCTTTGAATCATATATCGATCCTCTAAGTGCCGGGATTTTATTTACACCCAAAACTACCGGCAGATCAGGCTCTGTGAACAGCGATATATATCCCGCTCTCACAGCGAAGACTCCTACACAAAGTATCAAGAGCACATACAACAGCGTAACTCTTCTAGCAAGCTTCTTAATTTATGATACACCTCTACAAAGTTCTACTTTTCCGCTCTCGCTCCAACAACAGTCTGCAAATACGAAATTTCTCTCGAAACATCTTCAAGCCTAGATTTCATGACCATAATGTCTTGTTCTCTTCTAGATGCCACCTCTGTGATTTTGTCAACCTCGTTGCCGAAATAAAACGGGAGAGCGATTGAAACTGCCAATGAAAGAAAAATAACGAGCACTTGCAGAAACCCAAATAAACCCCAAACATCGCTGCTTGTTAAGGCTTTGTCGCCTTCACGAACTAGCGACTTCCGCTTCGCTGTTATGGCTTGCACGAGATGTTCCTCCCTTCAAATCCGCTCCGCTGCCCTCAATCTTGCACTTCTTGCTCTTAGATTGAGTTCTACTTCTTCTTCCGACGGCCGTAAAGGTTTCTTCGTCAGTATCCTCAACTCAGAATTCGATTTCTCCCTAAACACTCTCTTCGCTATGCCGTCTTCCAAAGAATGAAAAGAAATAATAACAATCCTACCGCCTTGCTTCAGAAAACCGGGAATTCTCTTCAATGTACTGTCGATGTTTTCAAGTTCTTGATTCACTTCAATTCTGATTGCTTGAAAAGTCCTTGTTGCGAAATGTCTCTTTCGTTTGTACCTTTCGGCTGGGGGTATAGCTGCTTTTACTGCATCGTGCAAATCTTTCGTCGTGAACAAGGGTCTTCTGGAAACAATGCTTCTAGCTATTCTTCTGGCGAATCGCTTTTCATCTCCGTACTCAAAGACAATCCTTGCGAGTTCGCTTTCCTTATAGCTGTTCACCACTTCTGCTGCTGTAGTTTTCAAAGAAAGGTTCATACGCATATCGAGCGGTTCGTCCAGTTTGTACGAAAATCCTCTTCCTTTAGACTTCA encodes the following:
- a CDS encoding DNA polymerase III subunit delta, with translation MIYEITGDSDVLKDFFIRERTSEYLCLTEDMPEKEARLKMALSTAGMFGTKPIRLSGFDKWKREEQSLVETLIPVINEHIDLYVEGKLSAKTQVQRVSFNLPRPWEEEKWHSHVMKIARLAKIKISREAAAALIERIGRKEYRILRELEKLSILTRDIDAKTVEEFVDIDLDIEVESLAYNFLNNDKDFLSSARRSMIPFTYFSSVLLKIVLDLGTIIEVRRGSAAVSWSEIKEISTCTGISNARAARLVGYSFSNAKDDREDLSLKFTSEELRLLVVILQELDDSIKKGQTTQELAFFNLVGESLKRKVTLL
- a CDS encoding penicillin-binding protein; the protein is MRAGYISLFTEPDLPVVLGVNKIPALRGSIYDSKGRLLASDSIIYEAWLDLGYLRLATSSDQIERVLRNIELSFGIPYERLDENLQSTKNFLLLGTTPTNDEMQRKITPITKRYISLEMQRERLSFSEYGLDRILGKLDKGGVPLNGIELSYNEQLSGKEDGLIRRTLTSTVREEPRNGSDVYLSIDIDIQKMIYEELFSTVEKNMADGGVALLVESKTGKIIAYAGTYDWDVGLMGIFEPGSTIKPLIYSLALQSGSITETMTFNCDGKIQPVPGLDIIIRDTEGERHGIQTFREAIINSCNVATVQVGGRILNTLGKEEMYRQLNNIGFGRLSGVDLPGETPGILPEAKDWSLISPYQFPIGQGLGVNIFQMVKALNVFPAGGQFLTPIFARAIRSDDGLENIPKKVDGTLFSSQLVSTMLPILESVVIEGTGTMAKVDGIRIAGKTGTAQKAGPGGYNEETYFSLFFGFFPVENPTYTLYIMIDTPKAGAYYGGFVAAPMFASVVRNLYGIGVEKEVYEGVYSWKMPDLSGYSLLDVKEVAEIYGIDKIVVHGSGEVIKQHPDAGQPLLDRMEVWLGALNNDL
- the rsmH gene encoding 16S rRNA (cytosine(1402)-N(4))-methyltransferase RsmH, with product MSRQYDEHHRSVMVREALHYLLGERVNGTYVDCTAGEGGHMKAILEATNGQARVFGLDVDREVLDIAEQNLKDYRGSYRLFNLSYVDFESVLKQAGIEKVDGFLLDVGLSTFQLKSKGRGFSYKLDEPLDMRMNLSLKTTAAEVVNSYKESELARIVFEYGDEKRFARRIARSIVSRRPLFTTKDLHDAVKAAIPPAERYKRKRHFATRTFQAIRIEVNQELENIDSTLKRIPGFLKQGGRIVIISFHSLEDGIAKRVFREKSNSELRILTKKPLRPSEEEVELNLRARSARLRAAERI